The DNA sequence AATCTGGAGATTGCAGCGCATAAACAAGCTGAGTTGATTACGGCATGGATGGAAAAATGCACTGCAGATGCGCAGCGTATTGCCAGCAATCCTTTTATACCCCTTGTCATCCAACCAGGTACGGGAAGTACTGAATACAGGGAACTGTTGAAGAGTCTGCATGCAATGAAATACTTTGATTCTCTCTGGAAGGAATACGGCCATAAAGAAATCTTTATTTCCGATCGCGATGGTGTGGTAAGAATTGCCTCAAGACAAGAGCTAGTTGGAACAAATATATCAGCAAAGGATTTTTTTCGTTCTGCAATCAGAGGGGCTTTGTTTACCTCCAATATCATACCCTCCGATATTCCTATTGAAAACGAAACAGGTATACGGGAGACCGATATGCCTACAATGCTTGTTTCTGCCCCCATAAAGGATCCTTCGCATTCTGTTATAGGTACGGTAACACTGCGGATAGATATTTCTGAGATAAACAAGATGATGCAAAATATCCATATTGGTATAACAGGGGAAACGTATCTCATTAATGGGTATGGATACATGCTAACAGAATCAAAATTTATAGAAGATTTGAGAAGGCAGCAGAGGATTAAAAAACGGTCTGCTCTGGAATTAAAGGTTGCCAATCCAAAAACAAATATGGTAACAAAAGGCGTTACTGAATGCCTGAAAGGTTCGGAAGGATTTGATGCAGATGGTTATCCGGACTATCGTGGTGTAAACGTTTTGGGATTCTGGCATTGGATGCCCGATTATGGTTGGGGTGTGATTGCCGAAATTGATGTAAATGAAGGTTATGGGGTACTGTATCAATTACGCAACTATATCATGTTTATCTTTGGAATAGTATCAGTAGCAGTCATTATTGTTGCCTTTTTCCTGGGTAAGAAAATTTCTTCTCCCATTCATTACATTTCTGACGTTGCCTGGAAAATTGCTCGAGGTAATTATAATACCAGGGTTGTTTACCAATCGGACGATGAAATCGGTAAACTCGCAAGTGCTATTAACCATATGGCAGAGACCCTGGAAACACAGGTACAAAAAACGGAAATGACGAGTCCCGGCAAGGCATTACTGGACCATGGAAATAGTAAAAGGGTATAGACCCAAAAGGAGATTCTCTTGACGGTAAAAAAAACAGAAAGGGATTTATTTAGTGTAAGGGCAGATACCACAAAAAAATCTCCCCTATCCGACCGCATGAGACCACAGAACTTGAAAGAATTTGTAGGACAAGAACACCTCGTTGGACCGAATAAGATACTCCAAAGGCTTGTTGAAAATAAGGAACTGATATCCCTGATTTTCTGGGGTCCGCCTGGCGTGGGAAAAACAACGTTAGCCTTTATCGTTGCACAGGCAATGGACGCTCATTTTATTTCTTTTTCTGCGGTATTATCGGGTGTTAAGGATATTCGTGAGGTTATTGAAGAGGCACAAAACCAAGCTCATTATTATCGTAAAAAAACGGTCCTCTTTGTAGATGAAATTCACCGGTTTAACAAAGCTCAGCAGGATGCATTTCTGCATCATGTGGAAGATGGTACTATTACCCTGATCGGCGCTACCACAGAAAATCCTTCCTTCGAGGTTAATGCGCCTCTTTTATCACGTTGTAAGGTGTTGGTGCTGGAACAACTAAATGAGGATCATCTTAGGTCAATTATGAAGAACGCTTTATGTGATAAAGAGCGCGGGCTTGGTAATTTAAGGATTGAAATCCAGCCCGATGCTTTCAATCTTATTGCGCATCTTTCACAGGGGGATGCCCGGGTGGCTTTAAATACCTTAGAGGCATCAGTTATGCTTGCCAGACCTGATCAGGAAGAGAAACGTATAGTAACCAGAGAAATTGTCCAGGAGTCTATGCAGCAAAAGTCGCTTCTTTATGATAAAGGAGGTGAAGAACATTACAATATCATTTCAGCTTTTATCAAATCGATGCGGGGTAGTGACCCTGACGCAGCCCTTTATTGGTTGGCGCGTATGTTAGAATCGGGAGAAGATCCTCTTTTTATTGTACGCCGTATGATTATATTTGCTTCAGAGGATATTGGAAATGCTGATCCTCATGCACTTCAATTAGCGGTATTGACTAAGGATGCTTTTCACTTTATAGGCCTACCGGAAGGGTGGATACCTTTAGCTCAGTGTGTTACCTATCTTGCCTGTGCACCGAAAAGCAACGCTTCTTATACGGCCTATCTTGAGGCATTGAAAGACGTCAGGGAAAAAGGAGCCTTATCGGTTCCATTCCACATCCGGAATGCACCTACGCCGTTGATGAAGGACCTTGGATATGGTAAAGGCTATAAGTATCCACATAGTTGTGGAGGCTATGTGGAACAATCGTATATGCCCGAAGAACTCCAGGGCAGAGAATATTATAAACCTACAGATAATGGCTATGATAAAGTAATGAAAGAGCGGCTTGCCTTTCGTAAAAAAGAGCACAATTCATTAAAATAATAATTTCCCCCTTGGTTTAGATTTCCTGTAAATTTACCGAACATCAAATCTCTCAGCATTTTTTTCATTCAAACCTTATCAAAACTGTTTATCATAGAAACTTATGACTAATGGATTATTGAAATGAGATGAATTTATAAATACTGAAATATTTAACAATATTGAATTTATCTAAAGATAGTGTATAATATTTTGTAGTATCTAAGAAATAGACATGTTTCCTTTCAAATCAAACAAAAAGATTCAAATAGCATTATATCTTCACACGTAAATTATAGCTGGTTGTTATTTATCTCTAAGGCAGAGTATTTATACTCACTTCATAAGGAGGAAAAGCCATGTTTAAAACAACCAAATTTGCTATAGCCGCACTTATCTTTTTCTCTTTGCTATCTATGAGCATAGCGAAAATATCTTTTTCTGATACCCTCAATATTATCAGAGAAGGTATTGTAAGAGATTTACAGGGTATCACCCGAAAACAAGGTGAGATTATAAGAACTTGGATGGATGCAAGAAAAAAAGATGCGAGGGTTACTGCCCATAATTTACATACATACTGTGGCACAACAATCCAGGAAAATAAGGAGCCGGATTTTTCAAAGCCCCTTGAATATCTTACTTTTATGAAAGATATATATCATTACAAGGAAATCTTTATTACAAATCCCATGGGTATGGTTATTCTCTCAACAAATAAAAATAATATCGGACTTGATATAGCTTCTACTCAATATTTTCAAGAAGCACTGAAAGGGAAAACGGTTTTCTCCGATATTATACCCTCAACAATACCTATTGAGAATGAATTGGGTGAGTTGGAATTGGGATTACCTACTATGTTTGTATCAACTCCTATCGATAATGAAAAGTTAGAAATCTTGGGTGTATTAGTTTTTCGTCTGAATGTAGATGATCTCAAAAAATTGATACTACCTATGAAAGCCACAGAGACAGGAGAGATTTATTTAATTAACAAAGATGGGCGCATGTTAACCGAATCCCGTTTTACTAATGATCTTAAGGGAAGCGGTCTTATTACAAAGAGGACATCTTTAGAATTGAGAGTGGCGAATCCCAAAACAGGAAATCTTACCCTTGCTGTTCAACAATGTTTAAAAGGACTGGAAGGATATGATGATACAGGTTACCTTGACTATCGGGGTATCAGTGTGATGGGTTATTGGACATGGATGCAGGATTATAATTGGGGGCTTATCGCTGAAATTAATGTGGATGAGGCATGTGATGAGGTGCGTAAATTTTTTCAAGATACAACCATTAAAAATTTGCGAGGGCTTATGCATCGTCAGGTTAACTTGGTAAAGATATACATGGAAGGGCATAAGAATAATGTCAGGGCAATTGCCCGTAAACCCCAAACTACTCATTATACAAAAGGTGTGGTATCGGTAGATGAATTTGTAAATGCCTTAAATTATTTAGAGTTTATCAGGGATGAATATGGGTATAAGGGGATATTTATAGGTAACTCTTCTGGAATTATTAAGTTATCGACAGAGAAAAACCTGGTAGGTCTGGATATTTCAGGAGAAGATTACTTTATTGAAGCGAAAAAATATGGAGTTTTTGTGAGTGATGTGAGATCATCAAATACACCAATCGTAAATGAGTTTGGCAAGGCTGAACGCAATGTGCCTACATTTTTTGTATCCGCAATGATTCAGGATGATGCGGGAAATTTTGCAGGTATTATGGTTCTTCGGGTAGATACCATGGAGTTAAATAAGCTCATGAAAAGTATTGAAATCGGCGAAAGCGGAGAAAGTTATCTCATTAACTCGGAAGGTGTCTTCATCACGGAATCCCGTTTTACGATTGAACTTAAAAGGAACGGCATGATACAAGAGAGAACGGCTTTGGAACTGAAAGGGATTGATCCTAAATCGGGAAGGCTAACAAAGGGGATTACCGCATGCCTGAGTGGAGGTGAGGGATATGATGCCACCGGTTATAAAGATTATCGGGGCATACCGGTGTTAGGTACCTGGTGCTGGATTCCGGAATATGAGTGGGGTATAATTATCGAGATCGATCTTGATGAGGCATTCCGCAAGAGTTCCGCCTTCTGGGGCATTAAACAATACTTCTAAGAGAGTACCTGTTTCGAGCATCTTCTCAGGGCAATCTCTCTGTGAGAGGTAGGAATTATCTCAGTCGTTATTATAAGGAGATGATTCCTATCAATAACTTTATGAGAATTATGGTAACACTTTCGTTTTTTGAAAAAATACCGTGAGAAGCTCCGCTGGGAGCGACGTGAAAAGCTTCGTTGGGAGCGAAATGTTTATAGACAAATCATTCTGCCACAATCAAGCTCCATCGGAGCGGCATGGTATTTCTGTGTTAAGGTCACTTACCGCTCCGATGGAGCTAAGGTTCTGTATATCACATATTTCTATAAACATTTCACCCCTATGGGGCATAAGCGTTACCTTAAGCAGTATTTGGGTGGCACGGACAAACTTGTTTGCCCGTGTTCAACCTGAGAGATGCGGTTATAATCACAAGATAAGATATATCTTACTTCTTAAGGTAACGCATATGTTCCTATGGGGTTATTTTTCAAAAACTTGTAGTAATCCAAAAATGAAACCGAACACAATGAGTCAGGATTTGATTCCATGAACACGGACAAACCCTGTCCCTGTTCAAGACATACAGGGATAGGGTTTGTCCGTGCCACCCTATTATGATAATATCTAGTTTCATCCTTTGAATACCATAAAGTACGTAGGGCAACCCTTTAGGGCTGCTACCCCCGTGCATGTTCAGGCGGGGGAAGCAAGGCTAAAGCCTTGCCCTACATCGACTCCGTTTTTTATAAACAGAGATGTAATATTTTACATCTCTCTTGTCAAAGGTATATATGATTCATGTAAATACAGAGGAACAAGACAATGACCAGGAGTGTTTCTGTTTACGTTATCTATACCAAAGTATTTCTAATATGAATGCGCCTCTTTTATTATTTTCTCAAAAGTCTGCAAAAAATCCATTTGCTCAAAAGATGCATCGAAGTTCTTCAGCCAGTTTCGTATATAATCAATATCTATTTTGGAATTCTTAAGGATAACTGACCTTATATCCTCCAAATCTCTTGGTCTGCCAGCAAAAATTTTATGAATTATTAAATCCTCTGGTGAGGCAAATGAGACCGCTTGTCCCATAATTATTATCTTTCTTGCCCTTTTTATTGCTTCTATCTCATACGGGGTAAATGAAAATATAAAATCTACTCTTATTCCGCTGGTTTCCTCAATCGTAGGCAATACCATAGTATCCTTCACAAATGATTCTATATCTTTTGGGATAGGTTTTAAGGTAAGTTCTTTTACTATTGTGAGAAGTTTATGTATGTGATCGGTGGTAACGCCTAGTGTTATATCTATATCCCTGGTAAGTCGGGGTTCACCGTAAAGGAGTACTGCCTGTCCACCTATAATCATATAGGGCAGACTATATCTCATAAGACATACACTTATTCTTGAAAGGAGTTCTTCAAACATGAATTCAAAACCTTTGCAATCTTTATATCCACTTCTATTCCTTCCAAAGGGTCTTTAGAAGGTAGTACATGAAGCCTTATCCCTTCATTCCACATATCGGTGTAGATCTTCAGGGATTGACTATAGGTAAGCTTACTTTCGTATCGGATAAAATTATCATCAAATTTTTTTAATAAAACAGGATTTTTAACCATGTGATGTAACCTTTCATGTAAAGTCAACACAGGATCTTTTACTTGGCCTTATGACCCATTGCTTTTTCTACTTCATCGACAATAAATTTACTAAAGGAAAAGGCAGATGTAAATGCCGGTGATACGGCATTGAGTATATGGGTAGAATTTTCTCCGTGCTCAATAACAAAATCCATTACTAGTTTCATTTTTTCCCTATCGAGTAGTTGCGCCCTGATTCCCGGGTTTAAATAATTACCAAATTTATTTATATCAATCTTTTTAACTAAACGTGC is a window from the Candidatus Jettenia sp. genome containing:
- a CDS encoding HAMP domain-containing protein — encoded protein: MFKPTKSKLSIFFLVLAFLPLIVMRLIVYPITFQTLQEEIVKNLEIAAHKQAELITAWMEKCTADAQRIASNPFIPLVIQPGTGSTEYRELLKSLHAMKYFDSLWKEYGHKEIFISDRDGVVRIASRQELVGTNISAKDFFRSAIRGALFTSNIIPSDIPIENETGIRETDMPTMLVSAPIKDPSHSVIGTVTLRIDISEINKMMQNIHIGITGETYLINGYGYMLTESKFIEDLRRQQRIKKRSALELKVANPKTNMVTKGVTECLKGSEGFDADGYPDYRGVNVLGFWHWMPDYGWGVIAEIDVNEGYGVLYQLRNYIMFIFGIVSVAVIIVAFFLGKKISSPIHYISDVAWKIARGNYNTRVVYQSDDEIGKLASAINHMAETLETQVQKTEMTSPGKALLDHGNSKRV
- a CDS encoding replication-associated recombination protein A; translation: MTVKKTERDLFSVRADTTKKSPLSDRMRPQNLKEFVGQEHLVGPNKILQRLVENKELISLIFWGPPGVGKTTLAFIVAQAMDAHFISFSAVLSGVKDIREVIEEAQNQAHYYRKKTVLFVDEIHRFNKAQQDAFLHHVEDGTITLIGATTENPSFEVNAPLLSRCKVLVLEQLNEDHLRSIMKNALCDKERGLGNLRIEIQPDAFNLIAHLSQGDARVALNTLEASVMLARPDQEEKRIVTREIVQESMQQKSLLYDKGGEEHYNIISAFIKSMRGSDPDAALYWLARMLESGEDPLFIVRRMIIFASEDIGNADPHALQLAVLTKDAFHFIGLPEGWIPLAQCVTYLACAPKSNASYTAYLEALKDVREKGALSVPFHIRNAPTPLMKDLGYGKGYKYPHSCGGYVEQSYMPEELQGREYYKPTDNGYDKVMKERLAFRKKEHNSLK
- a CDS encoding cache domain-containing protein; this encodes MFKTTKFAIAALIFFSLLSMSIAKISFSDTLNIIREGIVRDLQGITRKQGEIIRTWMDARKKDARVTAHNLHTYCGTTIQENKEPDFSKPLEYLTFMKDIYHYKEIFITNPMGMVILSTNKNNIGLDIASTQYFQEALKGKTVFSDIIPSTIPIENELGELELGLPTMFVSTPIDNEKLEILGVLVFRLNVDDLKKLILPMKATETGEIYLINKDGRMLTESRFTNDLKGSGLITKRTSLELRVANPKTGNLTLAVQQCLKGLEGYDDTGYLDYRGISVMGYWTWMQDYNWGLIAEINVDEACDEVRKFFQDTTIKNLRGLMHRQVNLVKIYMEGHKNNVRAIARKPQTTHYTKGVVSVDEFVNALNYLEFIRDEYGYKGIFIGNSSGIIKLSTEKNLVGLDISGEDYFIEAKKYGVFVSDVRSSNTPIVNEFGKAERNVPTFFVSAMIQDDAGNFAGIMVLRVDTMELNKLMKSIEIGESGESYLINSEGVFITESRFTIELKRNGMIQERTALELKGIDPKSGRLTKGITACLSGGEGYDATGYKDYRGIPVLGTWCWIPEYEWGIIIEIDLDEAFRKSSAFWGIKQYF
- a CDS encoding nucleotidyltransferase; its protein translation is MRYSLPYMIIGGQAVLLYGEPRLTRDIDITLGVTTDHIHKLLTIVKELTLKPIPKDIESFVKDTMVLPTIEETSGIRVDFIFSFTPYEIEAIKRARKIIIMGQAVSFASPEDLIIHKIFAGRPRDLEDIRSVILKNSKIDIDYIRNWLKNFDASFEQMDFLQTFEKIIKEAHSY